The Gallus gallus isolate bGalGal1 chromosome W, bGalGal1.mat.broiler.GRCg7b, whole genome shotgun sequence genome window below encodes:
- the LOC124417489 gene encoding uncharacterized protein LOC124417489, which yields MTFLNNFMGWFGRGKASPISEVLPGHIPGFLGSPYHGIACIIEKWGPLRDAGNVQESPARLAEYFSSLNKNVLTTQERQLAASTVAWPLLMALNRLNITEEALTDENQLLRDCVEELERQVAILRGKKPNPIIPVQKIRNISLEITGDPIQESPHELDSENESTKKSDLEAPLELDPFEIRPVVTQKTKKTQDRPAGLPPTSGPLLRAHYM from the coding sequence atgacatttttgaacaatttcatgggatggtttggacggggaaaggctagccccataagtgaagttttgccagggcacatcccgggattcctaggatccccatatcacgggattgcttgtattattgaaaaatggggtcccctacgggatgcaggaaatgttcaggaatccccagcccgcctggctgagtatttcagtagtctaaacaaaaacgtactcactacacaagaacgacagttagctgcctccacggtggcgtggccgctgctgatggccttgaaccggctaaatataactgaagaggctctcactgatgaaaatcaactattacgtgactgtgtggaagaactggaaagacaggttgcaattttgagagggaaaaaacctaaccctataattccggtacaaaaaatccgaaacatctctctagaaataactggggatcctatacaagagagtccacatgaactggactcagaaaatgaaagcactaagaagtcagatcttgaggctccactagagcttgatccctttgagatccgaccagttgtaactcaaaaaacaaaaaaaacgcaggacaggccagcggggctgcccccgaccagtggccccctgctcagagcacactacatgtaa